In Ailuropoda melanoleuca isolate Jingjing chromosome 11, ASM200744v2, whole genome shotgun sequence, a genomic segment contains:
- the REST gene encoding RE1-silencing transcription factor isoform X1: MATQVMGQSSGGGGLFTGSGNMGMALPNDMYDLHDLSKAELAAPQLIMLANVALTGEVNGSCCDYLVGEERQMAELMPVADNNFSDSDGEGLEESPEIKGEPSGLENMELESLELSVVEPQPVFEVSAAPEIYSSNKDLPPETPGAEDKCKNLKSKPFRCKPCQYEAESEEQFVHHIRVHSAKKFFVEESAEKQAKARESGSSTAEEGDFSKGPIRCDRCGYNTNRYDHYTAHLKHHTRAGDNERVYKCIICTYTTVSEYHWRKHLRNHFPRKVYTCGKCNYFSDRKNNYVQHVRTHTGERPYKCELCPYSSSQKTHLTRHMRTHSGEKPFKCDQCSYVASNQHEVTRHARQVHNGPKPLNCPHCDYKTADRSNFKKHVELHVNPRQFNCPVCDYAASKKCNLQYHFKSKHPTCPNKTMDVSKVKLKKTKKREADLPDNNITNEKKETEQTKIKGDVAGKKNERSVKVEKKDNVSKEKKSCSNASTQVTTRTRKSAMETKEMDVHTGNNSETTCKTKKSKRRMEAEAQPLKDPVNDEEPVTKKKKKAENKSRNGQEMPKGDNKVEETKKQNTCMKKSTKKKSLKNKSSKKSSKPAQKGPAQLESSPSRKPAQMEPSPSRGPAQMEPSPSRRPAHMEPSPSRGPAQMEPSPSRRPAHVEPSPSRGPAQVEPSPSRGPAHMEPSPSRGPAHVEPSPSRGPAQAEASPPRQPAQVEPSPPRGPAQMEPSPARGPAQMEPSPPRGPAQMEPSPARGPAQMEPSPPRGPAQMELPTAMESAQMDVGQMEPPPPMESAQIGSAQTEIPPPVGPAQMEVVQVEPPPPTEPPLHIERSPKKSPQKDNKKEKSSIQSEMARKEQVLIEVGLVPVKDSQLLKEGADAQDLSTSSTSPPKENLKEEESKDQKLLTEGKGSKEAPLQKVEEAEKSVAGLAAIIKESANISSSQQNLTMPEGEILDAKCQSDTVPCEMEMDTDENKAENPPGKDPAVEEPVSPVLLPLPIENHEAVSKTAMTSPPVTMAVHESQEMDEDEGIHSHDGSDLSDNMSEGSDDSGLNGARPVPQETSRKNAKEALAVKVAEGDFVCIFCDRSFRKEKDYSKHLNRHLVNVYFLEKAAKGQE; encoded by the exons ATGGCCACCCAGGTAATGGGGCAGTCTTCTGGAGGAGGAGGGCTGTTCACAGGCAGTGGCAACATGGGCATGGCCTTGCCTAACGACATGTATGACTTGCATGACCTCTCCAAAGCTGAGTTGGCTGCACCTCAGCTTATCATGTTGGCAAATGTGGCCTTAACTGGGGAAGTAAATGGCAGCTGCTGTGATTACCTGGTTGGTGAAGAAAGACAGATGGCAGAATTGATGCCTGTTGCAGATAACAACTTTTCAGATAGTGATGGAGAAGGACTTGAGGAATCTCCTGAAATAAAAGGTGAACCCAGTGGACTGGAAAACATGGAACTGGAAAGTTTGGAACTCAGTGTTGTAGAACCACAGCCTGTGTTTGAGGTATCAGCTGCTCCAGAAATTTACAGCTCAAATAAAGATCTTCCTCCGGAGACGCCTGGAGCAGAGGACAAATGCAAGAACTTGAAGAGCAAACCTTTTCGCTGTAAGCCATGCCAGTATGAAGCCGAATCTGAAGAACAGTTTGTGCATCACATCAGAGTTCATAGTGCCAAGAAATTTTTCGTGGAAGAAAGTGCAGAGAAGCAGGCAAAAGCCAGAGAATCTGGGTCTTCCACTGCAGAGGAGGGAGATTTCTCTAAGGGCCCCATTCGCTGTGACCGTTGTGGCTACAATACCAATCGATATGATCACTATACTGCTCACCTGAAGCATCACACCAGAGCTGGGGATAATGAGCGAGTCTACAAGTGCATCATTTGCACATATACCACAGTAAGCGAGTATCACTGGAGGAAACACTTGAGAAACCATTTTCCAAGGAAAGTATACACATGTGGAAAATGCAACTATTTTtcagatagaaaaaataattatgttcaaCATGTTCGAACTCATACAG GGGAACGCCCATATAAATGTGAACTTTGTCCTTACTCAAGTTCTCAGAAGACTCATCTAACTAGACATATGCGTACTCATTCAG GTGAGAAGCCATTTAAATGTGATCAGTGCAGTTATGTGGCCTCCAATCAACATGAAGTAACCCGCCATGCAAGACAGGTTCATAATGGGCCTAAACCTCTTAACTGTCCACATTGTGACTACAAAACAGCAGATAGAAGTAACTTCAAAAAGCACGTAGAGCTACATGTTAATCCACGGCAGTTCAATTGCCCTGTATGTGACTATGCGGCTTCCAAGAAGTGTAATCTGCAGTATCACTTCAAATCTAAGCATCCTACTTGTCCTAATAAAACAATGGATGTCTCAAAAGtgaaactaaagaaaaccaaaaagcgAGAGGCTGACCTGCCTGATAACAATATTaccaatgaaaaaaaagaaacagaacagacaaaaataaagggGGATGTGGCTGGAAAGAAGAATGAGAGGTCTgtaaaagtggagaaaaaagataatgtttcaaaagagaaaaagtcttGTAGTAATGCTTCAACTCAAGTGACTACCAGAACTCGCAAATCAGCAATGGAAACTAAAGAAATGGATGTGCATACAGGAAATAATTCAGAAACAACCTGTAAAaccaagaaaagcaaaaggaggaTGGAAGCTGAAGCCCAACCCTTAAAAGATCCTGTTAATGATGAAGAACctgtgacaaaaaagaaaaagaaggcagaaaacaaaTCCAGAAATGGTCAGGAAATGCCAAAAGGTGATAACAAAGTGGAGGAGACTAAAAAGCAAAATACTTGCatgaaaaaaagtacaaagaagaaaagtctgaaaaataaGTCAAGTAAAAAAAGCAGCAAGCCTGCTCAGAAGGGGCCTGCTCAGTTGGAGTCTTCTCCTTCCAGGAAGCCCGCTCAGATGGAGCCTTCTCCTTCCAGGGGGCCCGCTCAGATGGAGCCTTCTCCTTCTAGGCGGCCCGCTCACATGGAGCCTTCTCCTTCCAGGGGGCCCGCTCAGATGGAGCCTTCTCCTTCTAGGCGGCCCGCTCACGTGGAGCCTTCTCCTTCCAGGGGGCCCGCTCAGGTGGAGCCTTCTCCTTCCAGGGGGCCCGCTCACATGGAGCCTTCTCCTTCCAGGGGGCCCGCTCACGTGGAGCCTTCTCCTTCCAGGGGGCCTGCTCAGGCGGAGGCTTCTCCTCCCAGGCAGCCTGCTCAGGTGGAGCCTTCTCCTCCCAGGGGGCCTGCTCAAATGGAGCCTTCTCCTGCCAGGGGGCCTGCTCAGATGGAGCCTTCTCCTCCCAGGGGACCTGCTCAAATGGAGCCTTCTCCTGCCAGGGGGCCTGCTCAGATGGAGCCTTCTCCTCCCAGGGGACCTGCTCAGATGGAGCTGCCCACTGCCATGGAGTCTGCTCAGATGGATGTTGGTCAAATGGAGCCGCCGCCTCCAATGGAGTCTGCTCAGATAGGGTCTGCTCAGACAGAGATACCTCCTCCCGTAGGGCCTGCTCAGATGGAGGTTGTTCAGGTGGAGCCGCCGCCTCCCACAGAGCCGCCTCTTCACATCGAACGAAGTCCCAAAAAGTCTCctcaaaaagataataaaaaggaaaagtccaGCATACAGAGTGAAATGGCACGGAAGGAGCAAGTCCTTATTGAAGTTGGCTTAGTGCCTGTCAAAGATAGCCAGCTTCTAAAGGAAGGTGCAGATGCGCAGGATCTCTCAACATCATCAACATCACCGCCaaaggaaaacttaaaagaagAGGAGTCAAAAGACCAAAAATTACTCACTGAAGGCAAAGGAAGTAAAGAAGCCCCTCTTCAAAAAgtagaagaggcagagaagagcgTAGCTGGTCTTGCTGCTATTATCAAGGAATCTGCCAATATTTCATCCTCTCAACAAAACTTGACTATGCCAGAGGGTGAAATTTTAGATGCTAAGTGTCAGTCTGACACTGTGCCTTGTGAAATGGAAATGGACACTGATGAGAACAAAGCAGAGAATCCCCCTGGCAAAGACCCAGCAGTTGAAGAACCAGTTTCACCAGTGCTGCTTCCCCTACCAATAGAAAACCACGAAGCAGTGTCCAAAACTGCTATGACTTCACCTCCTGTCACCATGGCAGTACATGAGTCTCAGGAAATGGATGAAGATGAAGGCATCCACAGTCATGATGGAAGTGATCTAAGTGACAACATGTCAGAGGGTAGTGATGACTCTGGGTTAAATGGGGCCCGGCCAGTTCCACAAGAAACCAGCaggaaaaatgcaaaggaagCCTTGGCAGTCAAAGTGGCTGAGGGAGATTTTGTTTGTATCTTCTGTGATCGctcttttagaaaggaaaaagattacAGCAAGCACCTCAATCGCCATTTGGTTAATGTATACTTCCTTGAAAAAGCAGCTAAAGGGCAGGAGTAA
- the REST gene encoding RE1-silencing transcription factor isoform X2, with protein sequence MATQVMGQSSGGGGLFTGSGNMGMALPNDMYDLHDLSKAELAAPQLIMLANVALTGEVNGSCCDYLVGEERQMAELMPVADNNFSDSDGEGLEESPEIKGEPSGLENMELESLELSVVEPQPVFEVSAAPEIYSSNKDLPPETPGAEDKCKNLKSKPFRCKPCQYEAESEEQFVHHIRVHSAKKFFVEESAEKQAKARESGSSTAEEGDFSKGPIRCDRCGYNTNRYDHYTAHLKHHTRAGDNERVYKCIICTYTTVSEYHWRKHLRNHFPRKVYTCGKCNYFSDRKNNYVQHVRTHTGEKPFKCDQCSYVASNQHEVTRHARQVHNGPKPLNCPHCDYKTADRSNFKKHVELHVNPRQFNCPVCDYAASKKCNLQYHFKSKHPTCPNKTMDVSKVKLKKTKKREADLPDNNITNEKKETEQTKIKGDVAGKKNERSVKVEKKDNVSKEKKSCSNASTQVTTRTRKSAMETKEMDVHTGNNSETTCKTKKSKRRMEAEAQPLKDPVNDEEPVTKKKKKAENKSRNGQEMPKGDNKVEETKKQNTCMKKSTKKKSLKNKSSKKSSKPAQKGPAQLESSPSRKPAQMEPSPSRGPAQMEPSPSRRPAHMEPSPSRGPAQMEPSPSRRPAHVEPSPSRGPAQVEPSPSRGPAHMEPSPSRGPAHVEPSPSRGPAQAEASPPRQPAQVEPSPPRGPAQMEPSPARGPAQMEPSPPRGPAQMEPSPARGPAQMEPSPPRGPAQMELPTAMESAQMDVGQMEPPPPMESAQIGSAQTEIPPPVGPAQMEVVQVEPPPPTEPPLHIERSPKKSPQKDNKKEKSSIQSEMARKEQVLIEVGLVPVKDSQLLKEGADAQDLSTSSTSPPKENLKEEESKDQKLLTEGKGSKEAPLQKVEEAEKSVAGLAAIIKESANISSSQQNLTMPEGEILDAKCQSDTVPCEMEMDTDENKAENPPGKDPAVEEPVSPVLLPLPIENHEAVSKTAMTSPPVTMAVHESQEMDEDEGIHSHDGSDLSDNMSEGSDDSGLNGARPVPQETSRKNAKEALAVKVAEGDFVCIFCDRSFRKEKDYSKHLNRHLVNVYFLEKAAKGQE encoded by the exons ATGGCCACCCAGGTAATGGGGCAGTCTTCTGGAGGAGGAGGGCTGTTCACAGGCAGTGGCAACATGGGCATGGCCTTGCCTAACGACATGTATGACTTGCATGACCTCTCCAAAGCTGAGTTGGCTGCACCTCAGCTTATCATGTTGGCAAATGTGGCCTTAACTGGGGAAGTAAATGGCAGCTGCTGTGATTACCTGGTTGGTGAAGAAAGACAGATGGCAGAATTGATGCCTGTTGCAGATAACAACTTTTCAGATAGTGATGGAGAAGGACTTGAGGAATCTCCTGAAATAAAAGGTGAACCCAGTGGACTGGAAAACATGGAACTGGAAAGTTTGGAACTCAGTGTTGTAGAACCACAGCCTGTGTTTGAGGTATCAGCTGCTCCAGAAATTTACAGCTCAAATAAAGATCTTCCTCCGGAGACGCCTGGAGCAGAGGACAAATGCAAGAACTTGAAGAGCAAACCTTTTCGCTGTAAGCCATGCCAGTATGAAGCCGAATCTGAAGAACAGTTTGTGCATCACATCAGAGTTCATAGTGCCAAGAAATTTTTCGTGGAAGAAAGTGCAGAGAAGCAGGCAAAAGCCAGAGAATCTGGGTCTTCCACTGCAGAGGAGGGAGATTTCTCTAAGGGCCCCATTCGCTGTGACCGTTGTGGCTACAATACCAATCGATATGATCACTATACTGCTCACCTGAAGCATCACACCAGAGCTGGGGATAATGAGCGAGTCTACAAGTGCATCATTTGCACATATACCACAGTAAGCGAGTATCACTGGAGGAAACACTTGAGAAACCATTTTCCAAGGAAAGTATACACATGTGGAAAATGCAACTATTTTtcagatagaaaaaataattatgttcaaCATGTTCGAACTCATACAG GTGAGAAGCCATTTAAATGTGATCAGTGCAGTTATGTGGCCTCCAATCAACATGAAGTAACCCGCCATGCAAGACAGGTTCATAATGGGCCTAAACCTCTTAACTGTCCACATTGTGACTACAAAACAGCAGATAGAAGTAACTTCAAAAAGCACGTAGAGCTACATGTTAATCCACGGCAGTTCAATTGCCCTGTATGTGACTATGCGGCTTCCAAGAAGTGTAATCTGCAGTATCACTTCAAATCTAAGCATCCTACTTGTCCTAATAAAACAATGGATGTCTCAAAAGtgaaactaaagaaaaccaaaaagcgAGAGGCTGACCTGCCTGATAACAATATTaccaatgaaaaaaaagaaacagaacagacaaaaataaagggGGATGTGGCTGGAAAGAAGAATGAGAGGTCTgtaaaagtggagaaaaaagataatgtttcaaaagagaaaaagtcttGTAGTAATGCTTCAACTCAAGTGACTACCAGAACTCGCAAATCAGCAATGGAAACTAAAGAAATGGATGTGCATACAGGAAATAATTCAGAAACAACCTGTAAAaccaagaaaagcaaaaggaggaTGGAAGCTGAAGCCCAACCCTTAAAAGATCCTGTTAATGATGAAGAACctgtgacaaaaaagaaaaagaaggcagaaaacaaaTCCAGAAATGGTCAGGAAATGCCAAAAGGTGATAACAAAGTGGAGGAGACTAAAAAGCAAAATACTTGCatgaaaaaaagtacaaagaagaaaagtctgaaaaataaGTCAAGTAAAAAAAGCAGCAAGCCTGCTCAGAAGGGGCCTGCTCAGTTGGAGTCTTCTCCTTCCAGGAAGCCCGCTCAGATGGAGCCTTCTCCTTCCAGGGGGCCCGCTCAGATGGAGCCTTCTCCTTCTAGGCGGCCCGCTCACATGGAGCCTTCTCCTTCCAGGGGGCCCGCTCAGATGGAGCCTTCTCCTTCTAGGCGGCCCGCTCACGTGGAGCCTTCTCCTTCCAGGGGGCCCGCTCAGGTGGAGCCTTCTCCTTCCAGGGGGCCCGCTCACATGGAGCCTTCTCCTTCCAGGGGGCCCGCTCACGTGGAGCCTTCTCCTTCCAGGGGGCCTGCTCAGGCGGAGGCTTCTCCTCCCAGGCAGCCTGCTCAGGTGGAGCCTTCTCCTCCCAGGGGGCCTGCTCAAATGGAGCCTTCTCCTGCCAGGGGGCCTGCTCAGATGGAGCCTTCTCCTCCCAGGGGACCTGCTCAAATGGAGCCTTCTCCTGCCAGGGGGCCTGCTCAGATGGAGCCTTCTCCTCCCAGGGGACCTGCTCAGATGGAGCTGCCCACTGCCATGGAGTCTGCTCAGATGGATGTTGGTCAAATGGAGCCGCCGCCTCCAATGGAGTCTGCTCAGATAGGGTCTGCTCAGACAGAGATACCTCCTCCCGTAGGGCCTGCTCAGATGGAGGTTGTTCAGGTGGAGCCGCCGCCTCCCACAGAGCCGCCTCTTCACATCGAACGAAGTCCCAAAAAGTCTCctcaaaaagataataaaaaggaaaagtccaGCATACAGAGTGAAATGGCACGGAAGGAGCAAGTCCTTATTGAAGTTGGCTTAGTGCCTGTCAAAGATAGCCAGCTTCTAAAGGAAGGTGCAGATGCGCAGGATCTCTCAACATCATCAACATCACCGCCaaaggaaaacttaaaagaagAGGAGTCAAAAGACCAAAAATTACTCACTGAAGGCAAAGGAAGTAAAGAAGCCCCTCTTCAAAAAgtagaagaggcagagaagagcgTAGCTGGTCTTGCTGCTATTATCAAGGAATCTGCCAATATTTCATCCTCTCAACAAAACTTGACTATGCCAGAGGGTGAAATTTTAGATGCTAAGTGTCAGTCTGACACTGTGCCTTGTGAAATGGAAATGGACACTGATGAGAACAAAGCAGAGAATCCCCCTGGCAAAGACCCAGCAGTTGAAGAACCAGTTTCACCAGTGCTGCTTCCCCTACCAATAGAAAACCACGAAGCAGTGTCCAAAACTGCTATGACTTCACCTCCTGTCACCATGGCAGTACATGAGTCTCAGGAAATGGATGAAGATGAAGGCATCCACAGTCATGATGGAAGTGATCTAAGTGACAACATGTCAGAGGGTAGTGATGACTCTGGGTTAAATGGGGCCCGGCCAGTTCCACAAGAAACCAGCaggaaaaatgcaaaggaagCCTTGGCAGTCAAAGTGGCTGAGGGAGATTTTGTTTGTATCTTCTGTGATCGctcttttagaaaggaaaaagattacAGCAAGCACCTCAATCGCCATTTGGTTAATGTATACTTCCTTGAAAAAGCAGCTAAAGGGCAGGAGTAA